A section of the Desulfotignum balticum DSM 7044 genome encodes:
- a CDS encoding metallophosphoesterase family protein has translation MKKQLTQTSPSCSPLKPPGLKILAVSDFIDKSLTRLVETRTLEPVDLIISCGDMEPEFLSFLRDRLDRPLFYVKGNHDIRYTSGNPVGCKNIHKQIISLDGVNILGLEGSMWYNGGANQYTEAMMKKQIFSLWLSLWRKKPVHMIITHAPPRHIHDKEDLCHRGFECFNTLIQKYRPDYFIHGHIHREFDTQSDRITRVNHTQVINTCGFTLIEV, from the coding sequence ATGAAAAAACAGCTGACTCAAACAAGCCCTTCCTGTTCACCGCTGAAGCCCCCCGGGCTGAAAATACTGGCTGTATCTGATTTCATCGATAAATCCCTGACCCGCCTGGTGGAAACCAGAACCCTGGAGCCCGTGGACCTCATCATCTCCTGCGGAGATATGGAGCCGGAATTTCTGTCATTTCTGCGGGATCGGCTGGACCGGCCCCTGTTTTATGTCAAAGGCAATCACGATATTCGGTACACCTCCGGTAACCCCGTGGGATGCAAAAATATTCACAAGCAGATCATTTCCCTGGACGGAGTCAATATCTTAGGCCTGGAAGGATCCATGTGGTATAACGGCGGCGCCAACCAGTACACCGAAGCCATGATGAAAAAACAGATATTTTCCCTGTGGCTGTCTTTATGGCGTAAAAAACCGGTACATATGATCATCACCCATGCCCCGCCCCGCCACATCCATGACAAAGAAGACTTATGTCACCGGGGATTTGAATGCTTCAACACACTGATTCAAAAATACCGGCCCGATTATTTTATCCATGGACACATACACCGGGAATTTGATACCCAATCCGATAGAATTACACGCGTCAACCATACGCAGGTCATCAACACCTGCGGATTTACACTCATAGAGGTCTGA
- a CDS encoding transporter substrate-binding domain-containing protein produces the protein MKKLFVSLFALAFVLVSAPAFSADIELAKKSTLESIVKAGEIRVGFESGYLPFEMTNTKGQYIGFDIDMGKQLAKAMGVTFTPVNTAWDGIIPSLITEKFDIIISGMTVTQERNLAVNFTDPYIVVGQAILLNKKHEGVVKSYKDLNDPKYVITSKLGTTGEQAVKRMIPRATYKSFEVETEAVMEVIQGNADATVYDLPLIEIMQAQHGKGKTVALTEPFTFEPLAMAVRKGDPDFLNFLNNFIRQYKNDGRWQQSYDKWIKSNEWQKDLQN, from the coding sequence ATGAAAAAATTGTTTGTATCCCTGTTCGCTCTGGCATTTGTTCTTGTCTCCGCACCGGCATTCAGTGCCGACATTGAACTGGCCAAAAAATCAACCCTTGAATCCATTGTCAAGGCAGGAGAAATCCGGGTGGGATTTGAATCCGGCTACCTTCCCTTTGAAATGACCAATACCAAAGGCCAGTACATCGGATTCGACATTGACATGGGAAAACAGCTGGCTAAGGCCATGGGCGTTACGTTCACCCCGGTAAACACGGCATGGGACGGTATTATCCCCTCTTTGATCACTGAAAAATTTGATATTATCATTTCCGGCATGACCGTTACCCAGGAAAGAAACCTGGCCGTCAACTTCACCGATCCCTATATTGTTGTGGGACAGGCCATCCTGCTGAACAAAAAACATGAAGGGGTGGTAAAATCCTACAAAGACCTGAATGATCCCAAATATGTCATCACCTCCAAACTGGGCACCACAGGTGAGCAGGCAGTCAAAAGAATGATCCCCCGGGCCACCTACAAGAGCTTTGAGGTGGAAACCGAAGCGGTCATGGAAGTGATCCAGGGCAATGCCGATGCCACGGTGTATGATCTGCCCCTTATTGAGATCATGCAGGCACAGCATGGAAAAGGCAAAACCGTTGCACTGACCGAACCGTTTACCTTTGAACCACTGGCCATGGCGGTCAGAAAAGGGGATCCCGATTTCCTGAACTTTCTGAACAACTTTATCCGCCAGTACAAAAATGACGGCAGATGGCAGCAGTCCTATGACAAATGGATCAAATCCAATGAATGGCAGAAAGATCTGCAGAATTAA
- a CDS encoding amino acid ABC transporter permease, which translates to MEQNISNIKRLSNPIAYFLSVIGFLVLLFMVIGAVYYATVAVDYQWRWFKVPKYFMYKSTITLYAEGYGEIDTIADNREKVDIIVTTDAGTRTYTVPKDSYDWIEGDMVSPGDIVASYEGSWQPGILAKGLWVTLKISFLATIFGITLGIIGGVARVSDTPVLKWSAITYVEVIRGSPLLVQIMIFYFVLGTTMNKILLMNGIPKLDPQWYGIMALSIFTGAYVVEIVRAGIEAIHPGQVEAARSSGMTYFQCMFHIILPQALKTILPPLAGQFINLIKDSSLLGLISIRELTKATREGITTSLQTFELWILCAILYLLMTFTLSMCVQYLERRTATK; encoded by the coding sequence ATGGAACAAAACATATCCAACATCAAACGCTTGAGCAATCCCATTGCCTATTTTCTGTCAGTGATCGGTTTTCTTGTGCTGCTGTTCATGGTCATCGGTGCGGTGTATTATGCCACGGTGGCCGTGGATTATCAGTGGCGCTGGTTCAAGGTGCCAAAGTACTTCATGTACAAATCCACCATTACCCTGTATGCAGAAGGCTACGGGGAAATTGACACCATTGCCGACAACAGGGAAAAAGTGGATATCATTGTCACAACGGATGCCGGCACAAGAACCTATACGGTTCCCAAAGATTCATATGACTGGATTGAAGGAGATATGGTGTCTCCGGGGGATATCGTTGCATCGTATGAAGGGAGTTGGCAGCCCGGTATCCTGGCCAAAGGCCTGTGGGTGACCCTGAAAATTTCGTTCCTTGCCACGATTTTCGGGATCACACTGGGGATCATCGGCGGCGTGGCAAGGGTCTCGGATACCCCGGTGCTCAAATGGTCGGCCATCACCTATGTGGAGGTTATCCGGGGATCTCCTTTGCTGGTGCAGATCATGATTTTTTATTTTGTTCTGGGAACCACCATGAACAAAATTCTGCTGATGAACGGCATTCCTAAACTTGACCCCCAATGGTACGGTATCATGGCCTTGTCCATTTTCACGGGCGCCTATGTGGTGGAAATTGTGAGAGCCGGCATCGAGGCCATTCATCCCGGTCAGGTGGAGGCAGCCAGATCTTCGGGCATGACCTATTTCCAGTGCATGTTTCATATTATTCTTCCCCAGGCATTGAAAACCATCCTGCCGCCCCTGGCAGGCCAGTTCATCAACCTGATCAAGGATTCTTCCCTGCTGGGTCTGATTTCCATCAGGGAATTGACCAAAGCCACCCGGGAGGGTATTACCACAAGTCTGCAAACCTTTGAATTGTGGATATTGTGTGCCATTCTCTATCTGCTTATGACTTTTACGCTTTCCATGTGTGTCCAGTATCTGGAAAGGAGGACAGCCACCAAATGA
- a CDS encoding amino acid ABC transporter ATP-binding protein, with amino-acid sequence MIDVISIYKTFYVPHEVKALVDVSNKIKAGEVVVVIGPSGSGKSTFLRCLNRLETAEAGQILVDGVDIFDPKTNINKVRAEMGMVFQSFNLYPHLTVQGNVNLAQKLVRKRPKKEREEKTRMLLEKVGISAKAKAWPSNLSGGQQQRVAIARALAMDPKIMLFDEPTSALDPEMIGEVLDVMKTLAKEGMTMVCVTHEMGFAREVGDRVIFMDEGMIVEEGTPEHFFKNPIHDRTKLFLKQIL; translated from the coding sequence ATGATAGATGTTATAAGTATTTACAAGACATTTTATGTTCCCCATGAGGTCAAGGCCCTGGTGGATGTGTCCAATAAAATCAAGGCAGGAGAGGTGGTGGTGGTCATCGGACCGTCCGGTTCGGGAAAAAGCACATTTTTGCGGTGCCTGAACCGTCTGGAAACTGCAGAAGCCGGTCAGATCCTGGTGGACGGGGTGGATATTTTCGATCCCAAGACCAATATCAACAAAGTCCGGGCGGAAATGGGCATGGTGTTCCAGTCCTTTAATCTGTATCCCCACCTGACCGTGCAGGGCAATGTGAATCTGGCCCAGAAACTGGTGCGGAAAAGACCCAAAAAGGAGCGGGAGGAAAAAACCAGGATGCTGCTGGAAAAGGTGGGGATCTCCGCCAAAGCCAAGGCCTGGCCGTCCAATCTGTCCGGAGGTCAGCAGCAGCGGGTGGCCATTGCCAGGGCCCTGGCAATGGATCCCAAGATCATGCTGTTTGACGAACCCACCTCGGCCCTGGATCCGGAGATGATCGGTGAGGTCCTGGATGTCATGAAAACCCTGGCCAAAGAGGGCATGACCATGGTGTGCGTCACCCATGAAATGGGCTTTGCCAGGGAAGTGGGGGACCGGGTGATTTTCATGGACGAAGGCATGATCGTGGAAGAAGGCACACCCGAGCATTTTTTCAAAAATCCCATCCATGACCGGACCAAATTGTTTTTGAAACAGATTCTATAG
- a CDS encoding HD domain-containing protein produces the protein MAVIEKYYPAGSPLHCILVDHSRQVAEKSLEIARNLADPDLDLLFIKQAALLHDIGIFLTTSPKLGCTGEAPYVCHGYLGRELLDSEGLDPAYGRVAERHTGAGISLDTINRHNLPLPRRDMVPVTPAEKIICCADKFFSKTGPARHRPRTVPQILADLNAIDPAHARRFARWAQEFRL, from the coding sequence ATGGCCGTTATTGAAAAATATTATCCCGCCGGATCCCCGCTGCACTGCATCCTGGTAGATCACAGCCGGCAGGTGGCAGAAAAAAGCCTGGAAATCGCCCGGAACCTGGCGGATCCGGACCTGGATCTTTTGTTTATCAAACAGGCCGCCCTGCTCCATGACATCGGCATCTTTTTAACCACCTCCCCGAAACTCGGCTGCACCGGGGAGGCACCCTATGTGTGTCATGGATATCTGGGCCGGGAACTGCTGGACAGCGAAGGCCTGGATCCGGCTTACGGCCGGGTGGCCGAACGGCACACCGGAGCCGGTATCAGCCTGGACACCATTAACCGCCACAATTTGCCCCTGCCCCGGCGGGACATGGTGCCGGTCACCCCGGCAGAAAAAATCATCTGCTGTGCAGACAAATTTTTTTCCAAAACCGGTCCGGCCCGGCACCGGCCCAGGACCGTGCCCCAGATCCTGGCGGACTTAAACGCCATCGATCCGGCCCATGCCCGCCGGTTTGCCCGGTGGGCACAGGAATTCAGACTGTAA
- the prfB gene encoding peptide chain release factor 2 (programmed frameshift), with protein sequence MNTDLKQTLSALTAKADRLKEYLDLPVKEKRLKELEFFSARPDFWDDPDKATEMLKEQTRLSDLIEHCNHLGNEIEDARMLLEMAHEEEDKEAEADVARQLADIEKKIKQFSLDITLDHEDDARDALVSINAGAGGTDSQDWAEILFRMYSRWIDKKGYKMTLIDLQPGDEAGIKGVTFKVAGKNCFGFMKVESGVHRLVRISPFNAGGKRHTSFASVFVYPDIKDDIQIDIEDKDLRIDVFRASGAGGQHVNKTSSAVRITHLPSGTVVQCQQEPSQHRNKEIAMKVLKSRLYQQEKQKQDQKMQSLHDGKDDIAWGSQIRSYVLHPYRMIKDHRTDHEIGDVDRVLDGDLDELIEGVLMS encoded by the exons ATGAATACTGACTTAAAACAAACCCTGTCTGCATTAACTGCCAAAGCTGACCGCCTCAAGGAGTATCTT GACCTGCCGGTCAAAGAAAAACGATTAAAAGAACTGGAATTCTTCAGTGCCCGGCCTGATTTCTGGGATGATCCGGACAAAGCCACTGAAATGCTCAAGGAACAGACCCGGCTTTCCGATCTGATCGAGCATTGCAACCATCTTGGCAATGAAATTGAAGACGCCCGCATGCTGCTGGAAATGGCCCATGAGGAAGAAGACAAAGAAGCGGAAGCGGACGTGGCACGGCAACTGGCCGACATTGAAAAGAAAATCAAACAGTTTTCCCTGGACATCACCCTGGACCATGAAGACGATGCCAGGGATGCCCTGGTATCCATCAATGCCGGTGCCGGGGGTACGGATTCCCAGGACTGGGCCGAAATACTGTTCCGCATGTATTCCCGGTGGATCGATAAAAAAGGGTATAAAATGACCCTGATCGACTTGCAGCCCGGAGATGAGGCCGGTATCAAAGGGGTCACCTTCAAAGTGGCGGGAAAAAATTGCTTCGGGTTCATGAAAGTGGAATCCGGGGTCCACCGGCTGGTGCGCATCTCCCCGTTCAATGCCGGGGGCAAGCGCCACACTTCATTTGCTTCGGTATTTGTGTATCCGGATATCAAAGATGACATCCAGATCGATATCGAAGACAAAGACCTGCGCATCGATGTGTTCCGGGCATCCGGGGCCGGGGGCCAGCACGTGAACAAGACCAGCTCGGCTGTGCGCATCACCCATCTGCCCTCCGGCACCGTGGTCCAGTGCCAGCAGGAACCGTCCCAGCACCGGAACAAGGAGATTGCCATGAAGGTGCTGAAATCCCGGCTCTACCAGCAGGAAAAACAAAAGCAGGATCAGAAGATGCAGTCGCTGCACGACGGCAAGGACGACATCGCCTGGGGCAGTCAGATCCGGTCCTATGTGCTGCATCCCTACCGCATGATCAAGGACCACCGCACGGATCATGAGATCGGGGATGTGGACCGGGTTCTGGACGGGGATCTGGATGAACTCATCGAAGGGGTATTGATGTCCTGA
- the lnt gene encoding apolipoprotein N-acyltransferase, with protein sequence MHMWSLYFPALVSGLMLTLSFPDVYMYGLGFIALAPLIFSLETLTARQGFVAGFAAGFVHFSTLIYWIVPTLCTFGGLHPVLSVSALILLCLYLSVYPALFAFGLKKLAPPPVLMPPAAAAIWIGLEWVRTYLFTGFPWGILGYSQAENRWIVQIADMTGVMGISFLLVLCSAVAAQTWRYLVTRRRSGHSAALIPVAVSAGYTCLLLAGAYGYSMYRLADVQKKMARASVTRLAIIQGNIRQDMKWDMAFRLATIEKYGTLSLEAAQFQPDLIIWPETALPFYYGHNTALSNQVDPYIRQAGTHFLIGTPAVDTAHDPVRYFNRVVMLDHLALPRGVYDKTHLVPFGEYVPFQDLLFFIEKLTAEAGNFSRGDPAFTPLTFKNHHTGVLICFEILFPDISRAFVQNRADLLTTVTNDAWFGHTSAASQHFAIAVLRAVENRRSVARAANTGISGFIDPTGRVRQSTPVFTDAVILQTLPAMTSLSVYTRFGDLFTLICVIAIIPGFMVKTCQYMKRRYQP encoded by the coding sequence ATGCACATGTGGTCCCTTTATTTTCCAGCGCTGGTGAGCGGCCTGATGCTGACCTTGAGTTTTCCGGACGTGTATATGTACGGCCTGGGATTCATCGCCCTGGCCCCTCTGATCTTCTCTCTGGAGACCCTGACGGCCCGGCAGGGATTTGTTGCCGGATTTGCCGCGGGATTCGTTCATTTCTCCACCCTGATTTACTGGATTGTTCCCACCTTGTGCACATTCGGCGGACTACATCCGGTTTTGTCCGTGTCGGCCCTGATTCTTCTGTGCCTGTATCTGTCTGTCTATCCGGCCCTTTTTGCCTTTGGCCTCAAAAAACTGGCCCCGCCACCCGTATTAATGCCGCCGGCTGCGGCCGCCATCTGGATCGGGCTTGAATGGGTGCGGACCTATCTGTTCACCGGGTTTCCCTGGGGCATTTTAGGCTACAGCCAGGCGGAAAACCGATGGATTGTGCAGATCGCGGACATGACCGGGGTGATGGGCATCTCTTTTCTTCTGGTCCTGTGCAGTGCCGTGGCCGCACAGACATGGCGATATCTTGTGACACGCCGGCGATCCGGACATTCTGCGGCATTGATCCCGGTGGCCGTCAGCGCCGGATACACCTGTCTGCTTCTGGCCGGGGCGTATGGATATTCAATGTATCGACTTGCCGATGTACAGAAAAAAATGGCCCGGGCTTCGGTCACCCGCCTGGCCATCATTCAGGGAAACATCCGGCAGGACATGAAATGGGACATGGCGTTCCGCCTGGCCACCATCGAAAAATACGGCACATTGTCCCTTGAGGCGGCCCAATTTCAACCGGACCTGATCATCTGGCCGGAAACCGCTCTGCCGTTTTATTACGGCCATAACACCGCGCTTTCCAATCAGGTGGACCCGTATATCCGGCAGGCCGGCACCCATTTTCTCATCGGCACCCCGGCCGTGGACACGGCCCATGATCCGGTCCGATATTTCAACCGGGTGGTGATGCTCGATCACCTGGCTTTGCCCAGAGGCGTGTATGACAAAACCCATCTGGTGCCGTTCGGTGAATATGTCCCGTTCCAGGACCTGCTGTTTTTCATTGAAAAACTGACGGCTGAAGCTGGTAATTTTTCCAGAGGAGATCCGGCATTCACTCCTCTGACGTTCAAAAATCATCACACCGGGGTGCTGATCTGTTTTGAGATCCTGTTTCCGGACATTTCACGCGCGTTTGTCCAAAACCGGGCCGATCTGCTGACCACGGTAACCAACGATGCCTGGTTCGGACACACATCCGCAGCATCCCAGCATTTTGCCATTGCCGTGCTCCGGGCCGTGGAAAACCGCCGGAGCGTGGCCCGGGCCGCCAACACCGGGATTTCCGGGTTCATCGACCCCACCGGCCGGGTGCGGCAATCCACCCCTGTTTTTACCGATGCCGTGATCCTGCAAACCCTTCCGGCCATGACGTCTTTGAGCGTTTACACCCGTTTCGGGGATCTGTTCACCCTGATCTGTGTTATTGCAATCATCCCGGGTTTTATGGTAAAAACCTGTCAATATATGAAAAGGAGATATCAGCCATGA
- a CDS encoding Hsp20/alpha crystallin family protein, producing the protein MEHIEIRFGSNLGTYDTDERSFQDMFQSVNPMFCFSKRIWKPQMDIFETQNQIIIQAEIAGVQKEDIIIEVSNKAVKISGIRKNARLDPAATYRLAEIQFGQFERVLYLPCMIDVEKVSAVFNNGFLQLTLGKLFSQNMKPAHDLSMDFI; encoded by the coding sequence ATGGAACATATAGAAATTCGTTTCGGCAGCAACCTTGGTACGTACGATACCGATGAAAGATCCTTTCAAGACATGTTTCAGTCCGTAAATCCCATGTTCTGTTTTTCAAAACGGATCTGGAAACCCCAGATGGATATTTTTGAGACCCAAAATCAGATCATTATCCAGGCGGAGATCGCCGGGGTGCAAAAAGAGGATATTATTATTGAAGTCAGCAACAAAGCAGTCAAAATTTCCGGAATCAGAAAAAATGCCCGTCTGGATCCCGCAGCCACCTATCGGCTGGCTGAAATTCAGTTCGGTCAGTTCGAACGAGTCCTGTACCTTCCCTGCATGATCGATGTGGAAAAAGTCTCTGCAGTTTTTAACAACGGTTTTCTTCAACTGACCCTGGGCAAATTATTTTCACAGAATATGAAACCGGCACATGATCTGTCCATGGATTTTATCTAG
- the lon gene encoding endopeptidase La, whose translation MDDIRHSAAAISTNDIPGKIPILPIVDTNLFPKMVLPLVLVQKEAIDLIDEAMAGSRMLGLILSRKPDPGSKHRAEDLFRIGTVAMILKMSKMKDEKAQLLIQGLNRFKTVQFLQGKPYLQANIEVLTCKNQDRSVENRALMANIAEQYEKIVNLSPGLPGEMAHMIKSLKEPNVLADMVASSINAPVEEKQKVLEMLNVNQRLKKVTRLVNDQLEILEMGSRIQNQVKEDMDKQQREYYLRRQLKAIREELGETDSDSVEIREYRAVIQESRLPEEAEKEAQRELQRLSRMNPSSSEYVVASTYLDWLTSLPWHEASKDVLDIKSARRILNQDHYGLEKPKKRILEFLAVRKLKKNSKGPILCFTGPPGTGKTSLGRSIARALGREFVRISLGGVRDEAEIRGHRRTYVGALPGRIIQNIRKAGKKNPVFMLDEIDKLDSSYRGDPSAALLEVLDPEQNDSFTDHYLDVAFDLSDVMFLTTANVMHTIPAPLRDRMEVLELNGYTEDEKHKIATRYLIPRQRDAHGLTAGQIRFTPGAVKKIISGYTRESGLRNLERRIGTVCRGVATKIAEAQAVHLVIRQDDLHEYLGPVQYSPDLALRIHTPGVVVGLAWTPVGGEILFVEAVAMKGGKELTLTGQLGDVMKESAATALSFIRSHAGKLGVEDTFFDTHDIHVHVPAGSIPKDGPSAGVTLLVALVSLVTGRKVRPRTAMTGEITLRGEVLPVGGIKEKIIAAHRAGVKSVILPLWNQKDMEDVPRHIQDQMNFTFTDKMEDIILHAFDL comes from the coding sequence ATGGATGACATCAGACATTCAGCCGCTGCCATCTCCACCAATGATATTCCCGGTAAAATTCCCATCCTTCCCATTGTGGATACCAACCTGTTTCCCAAAATGGTGCTGCCTCTGGTATTGGTCCAGAAAGAGGCGATTGATCTGATTGATGAAGCCATGGCCGGCTCCCGCATGCTGGGCCTGATTCTTTCCCGAAAACCGGACCCGGGGTCAAAACACCGGGCCGAGGATCTGTTTCGCATCGGTACCGTGGCCATGATTCTGAAAATGTCCAAAATGAAGGATGAAAAAGCCCAACTGCTCATTCAGGGGCTGAACCGGTTCAAGACCGTGCAGTTTTTACAGGGCAAACCTTATCTTCAGGCAAATATCGAGGTGCTGACCTGCAAAAACCAGGATCGGAGTGTGGAAAACCGGGCACTCATGGCCAATATCGCTGAACAGTACGAAAAAATCGTCAATCTGTCTCCCGGACTGCCCGGAGAGATGGCCCATATGATCAAATCCCTGAAAGAACCCAATGTGCTGGCGGATATGGTCGCGTCCTCCATTAACGCGCCCGTGGAAGAAAAGCAGAAAGTGCTGGAAATGCTCAATGTCAACCAGCGGTTGAAAAAAGTCACCCGCCTGGTCAATGATCAGCTGGAAATTCTGGAAATGGGCTCCCGGATTCAGAACCAGGTCAAGGAAGACATGGACAAACAGCAGCGGGAATATTATCTGCGCCGGCAGCTCAAAGCCATCCGGGAAGAGCTGGGGGAAACCGACAGTGACAGCGTGGAAATCCGTGAATACCGGGCAGTGATCCAGGAAAGCCGTCTGCCGGAAGAGGCGGAAAAAGAAGCCCAGAGAGAATTGCAGCGCCTGTCCCGCATGAATCCCTCATCGTCGGAATATGTGGTGGCTTCCACCTACCTGGACTGGCTCACCAGCCTGCCCTGGCACGAGGCATCCAAAGATGTGCTGGATATCAAGTCCGCCCGGCGTATCTTGAATCAGGATCATTATGGACTGGAAAAGCCCAAAAAGCGAATTTTAGAATTTCTGGCCGTGCGAAAACTCAAGAAAAACTCCAAAGGCCCGATTCTGTGCTTCACGGGTCCCCCGGGTACGGGGAAAACTTCGCTGGGCCGGTCCATTGCAAGGGCGCTGGGCCGGGAATTTGTCCGGATTTCTTTGGGAGGCGTTCGGGATGAGGCTGAGATCCGGGGACACCGCAGAACCTATGTGGGGGCTCTTCCCGGCCGGATCATCCAGAATATTCGGAAAGCCGGAAAAAAAAATCCCGTGTTCATGCTCGATGAAATCGACAAGCTGGATTCTTCCTATCGGGGAGATCCATCCGCGGCTTTGCTGGAGGTGCTGGATCCGGAACAGAATGATTCATTCACCGATCACTACCTGGATGTGGCGTTTGATCTGTCGGATGTCATGTTTCTGACCACGGCCAATGTGATGCACACCATTCCTGCCCCGTTGCGGGACCGCATGGAAGTGCTGGAACTCAACGGGTACACCGAGGATGAGAAACACAAGATCGCCACCCGGTATCTGATTCCCAGACAACGGGATGCCCATGGGCTGACCGCCGGACAGATCCGGTTCACGCCCGGGGCCGTTAAAAAAATCATTTCCGGGTATACCCGGGAATCGGGGTTGCGGAATCTGGAACGCCGGATCGGCACGGTGTGTCGGGGGGTAGCTACAAAAATCGCTGAAGCACAGGCCGTTCATCTGGTGATCCGCCAGGATGATCTGCATGAATATCTGGGGCCGGTGCAGTATTCTCCGGATCTGGCCCTGCGCATTCACACCCCCGGTGTGGTGGTGGGTCTGGCCTGGACCCCGGTGGGCGGGGAAATTCTGTTTGTGGAAGCCGTGGCCATGAAAGGGGGCAAGGAGTTGACCCTCACGGGCCAGCTGGGAGATGTGATGAAGGAATCCGCTGCCACGGCGTTAAGTTTTATCCGGTCCCATGCTGGAAAACTGGGGGTGGAAGATACATTTTTTGATACCCATGATATCCATGTCCATGTGCCGGCCGGATCCATTCCCAAGGATGGACCGTCTGCCGGGGTTACCCTGCTGGTGGCGCTGGTATCTCTGGTCACCGGCCGGAAAGTACGGCCCCGCACAGCCATGACCGGGGAAATCACCCTTCGGGGAGAAGTGCTGCCCGTGGGCGGGATCAAGGAAAAAATCATAGCCGCCCACCGGGCCGGTGTCAAATCCGTGATTCTTCCGTTATGGAATCAAAAAGACATGGAGGATGTGCCAAGGCATATCCAGGATCAGATGAATTTTACGTTTACCGATAAAATGGAAGACATTATTTTACATGCCTTTGACTTATGA
- a CDS encoding septal ring lytic transglycosylase RlpA family protein, with translation MPLTYEKKYPLVLGIGIRLVCLCLFCAVSAGCAKSIDLDLPDKRPAPSSRKDSGKISATQRPYKVLGKHYTPIASAHGFSETGIASWYGKKFHGRKTANGETYDMYAMTAAHKTLPMSTWVAVHNLDNNQKIKVRINDRGPFVTGRIIDLSYTGARKIGMTGPGTARVRVTALGAATRYAEKEPVAFRELDYWTGNFTVQVGAFQEKANADRFREKLSKSYLNAHIMVHEDHRGRFYRVRIGRFSSLKDAERFRDNLLKNDGFAQAFAVAE, from the coding sequence ATGCCTTTGACTTATGAAAAAAAATATCCCCTGGTGTTGGGTATCGGCATCCGGCTGGTGTGCCTGTGTTTGTTCTGTGCCGTAAGTGCCGGATGTGCCAAATCCATTGATCTGGACCTGCCGGATAAACGCCCGGCGCCTTCCTCCCGGAAAGATTCAGGAAAAATTTCTGCCACCCAGCGGCCCTATAAAGTCCTGGGCAAGCATTATACCCCCATTGCCAGTGCCCACGGGTTTTCCGAGACCGGCATTGCCTCCTGGTACGGCAAAAAATTTCATGGCCGGAAAACCGCCAATGGTGAGACCTATGACATGTATGCCATGACCGCGGCCCACAAGACCCTGCCCATGAGCACCTGGGTGGCGGTCCACAATCTGGATAACAACCAAAAAATCAAAGTGCGCATCAATGACCGGGGACCGTTTGTCACGGGCCGGATCATTGATCTGTCCTATACCGGAGCCAGAAAGATCGGCATGACGGGGCCGGGAACAGCCCGGGTCCGGGTGACCGCCCTGGGGGCCGCGACCCGATATGCTGAAAAAGAGCCCGTGGCATTCAGGGAACTGGACTACTGGACCGGCAATTTCACGGTGCAGGTGGGTGCGTTCCAGGAAAAAGCCAATGCCGACCGGTTCAGGGAAAAATTGTCCAAATCCTATCTCAACGCCCATATTATGGTGCATGAGGATCACCGGGGCCGGTTCTACCGGGTCCGCATCGGCCGGTTTTCCAGTCTCAAGGATGCCGAACGGTTCAGAGACAATCTTTTGAAAAATGACGGGTTTGCCCAGGCCTTTGCCGTGGCGGAGTAG